From a region of the Arachis ipaensis cultivar K30076 chromosome B09, Araip1.1, whole genome shotgun sequence genome:
- the LOC110266936 gene encoding uncharacterized protein LOC110266936, whose amino-acid sequence MLINLLQRGMSCWAVYFRFWCVLFANNCFLFRRENRADLRSTEGRYVSSETIPAVNLGSDGPSSQGRTEQSSVNQQSQSMLSPADSNMMVVREQTPSDALAVVPIQVFVPTSQTTTETDFKPTPMLQIEGTTETLGLTYSSQEGALTQETERAKSPESANLIEQLDDLVQKIASSAAKGKNKSPQIQRETGGESSAKFQTPGGLYQITDDMK is encoded by the exons ATGTTGATAAATCTGCTGCAGAGGGGTATGTCTTGCTGGGCTGTGTATTTCAGATTTTGGTGTGTTTtgtttgctaataattgtttcttgtttcgcagggagaaccgagctgacctgcgatcgacagaaggtcgctatgtgtcgtctgaaac AATACCGGCtgtgaacttgggaagtgatggTCCTTCCTCTCAAGGGCGCACAGAACAGAGTAGTGTAAACCAGCAGTCacagagcat gttgagtccggctgattcgaatatgatggttgtgagggaacaGACACCGTCGGATGCGCTTGCAGT agtcCCGATTCAGGTTTTTGTGCCGACATCCCAAACAACCACTGAGACAGATTTTAAACCAACCCCTATGCTACAGATTGAAGGGACTACAgaaac ccttggcttgaCTTATTCAAGCCAGGAGGGAGCGTTAACGCAGGAGACAGAAAGGGCAAAATCTCCTGAATCTGCAAATTTGATAGAACAATTGGATGATTTGGTCcaaaaaatagcaagcagtgcGGCGAAGGGAAAAAACAAAAGTCCACAAATTCAGAGGGAGACTGGGGGAGAAAGTTCTGCAAAGTTTCAAACTCCTGGGGGATTATATCAGATTACGGATGATATGAAATAA
- the LOC110267094 gene encoding uncharacterized protein LOC110267094: MCTLIGQGEYILMRMHLVSLQAKSDIESQIVSAICLILNQKNEKRFQEQIYCLPPDIVSMALSDHPKGEFISPKTKKEFRVEVYPSFIPFIDRKKLTSHPYIFAPVCHLGHWWL, encoded by the exons ATGTGTACTCTGATTGGCCAAGGAGAATACATTTTGATGAGAATGCACCTTGTATCCCTCCAGGCAAAAAGTGATATAGAATCtcag attgtatctgccatctgcctcatcctcaaccagaaaaatgaaaagaggtttcaagaacaaatatactgtctcccccccgatattgtg AGCATGGCACTTTCAGATCACCCAAAGGGGGAATTCATATCACCGAAAACGAAAAAGGAATTCAGGGTGGAAGTCTACCCGAGTTTCATTCCCTTcatagatagaaaaaaattaacttcgcatccatat ATTTTTGCTCCTGTTTGCCACTTGGGGCATTGGTGGTTATGA